The following coding sequences lie in one Metopolophium dirhodum isolate CAU chromosome 5, ASM1992520v1, whole genome shotgun sequence genomic window:
- the LOC132945379 gene encoding transportin-3, translated as MEDSPSIETVYEAIYALYNQNTNPAEKQQASNWLNEMQKSVYAWKIADELLARKVDLNSCYLAAQTMRSKLQNSFHELPQDSHASLRDALLNHLSKLDDTTDGVIATQLCVALAHLALQMGSWKNAAVDIASRYNSLKTCFILELLTVLPEEVNSRTLRLGANRRSEIYTEFSDNLPAVNQLLELCLTSEANDERIQIRSYKCFASWLNIRSVSLSQVWHSNVLSNAFNVLCSFDGSNMVQEAAADAVIAFLQNLEDNNNQDEIQIEILNSVSRLEQAYMMSVTNEDLDRTVNYCRIFTELAESLVMTMINKSLGSNGLPHFSIKALDSVILCANHHDYEVLLITFNLWFRLSEELYKINNVVLTEMFKPYFEQLIGALYKHCMIDTDHEGLLDEGTEDFADFRMKCSDLIKDVVFIVSSSAVFQQMYMLLQTASVSNVTWDQMEAALFIMQAIARNILPHENEVVPKVVEAILNMPETVHINMRYTSVMLLGELCEWISHEQHSETLEPILNYLQYCLRQPNLAAVTAKSLHSICTTCRHHMVKHLSGLIEILKVVDMLNLPNDVAIGLLKGVAVIVAEVPEEHVYKAIKEICGRQLSPLLALVESTSEKTVPETNTSTDPIYWLDRLSAILRHLATKTNNEKDPCVVAIVEMWPSMSKICTRYKTDSRITEHFCRCLRFMIRLVSRSTTALLAPVAQQMAYLYKEHHHSCYLYIGSILVDEYGSKYDNPLVMTQCHSLLLEMIDAFIEPAFRLFSEKDGLRNYPDTVDDFFRLACRFIQKLPMPFLQSPVLEVIIRCSITAVSLDHKEANASVMKFLLDLLLCGKSRKDSINNEECRQYVTSIVNSIGEQLVDNLIQASVFSLQTYMLPDVIDVLIELMAYDKVQTLRWLNGAVEKLPKQNSAGLVTATNEQCLQFLNSFHSYENDGELCRSLREFSRYFR; from the exons ATGGAAGACTCGCCTTCAATAGAAACCGTATACGAAGCTATTTACGCGCTCTACAACCAAAACACTAACCCCGCTGAAAAGCAGCAAGCCTCAAACTGGCTGAACGAAATGCAGAAATCG GTATACGCTTGGAAGATTGCTGACGAATTGTTAGCTAGGAAGGTGGACCTGAACTCGTGTTATTTAGCGGCACAGACAATGCGCTCAAAATTACAAAACTCCTTTCACGAATTACCCCAAGATTCGCATGCATCGTTGCGAGATGCCCTACTAAATCATTTGTCAAAATTAGACGATACTACTGACGGAGTAATTGCTACGCAG TTATGCGTTGCATTGGCACACTTAGCTCTCCAAATGGGTTCGTGGAAGAACGCTGCTGTAGACATTGCATCACGATACAATTCGTTAAAAACATGTTTCATTCTAGAGTTGTTGACTGTGTTGCCAGAAGAAGTCAATTCTCGAACGTTACGTTTGGGTGCTAATCGTCGTTCTGAAATTTATACTGAATTTAGTGATAACTTACCAGCTGTTAATCAATTACTAGAGCTGTGCTTGACATCTGAAGCAAATGATGAACGCATACAAATCCGATCATACAAGTGTTTTGCGTCATGGTTGAATATCAGAAGTGTATCATTATCACAAGTCTGGCACAGCAATGTGCTATCAAATGCATTTAATGTGTTGTGTAGTTTTGAT GGGTCTAATATGGTTCAAGAAGCGGCTGCTGATGCAGTAATTGCCTTCCTCCAGAATCTAGAAGATAATAACAATCAAGAtgaaatacaaattgaaattttaaattcagttaGTAGATTAGAGCAGGCTTACATGATGTCCGTTACTAATGAAGACTTGGATCG AACGGTTAATTACTGTAGAATATTCACAGAGTTAGCAGAATCTCTAGTAATGACTATGATTAACAAAAGCCTAGGATCTAATGGTCTACCACATTTCTCTATCAAAGCCTTGGATTCGGTTATTTTATGTGCAAACCATCATGATTATGAG gttttattaataacatttaacctATGGTTTAGATTATCTgaagaattatataaaataaataatgttgtttTAACTGAAATGTTTAAACCTTATTTTGAGCAATTAATTGGTGCTTTATATAAACACTGTATGATTGACACAGATCAT GAAGGACTATTGGATGAAGGCACAGAAGACTTCGCAGATTTCAGAATGAAATGTTCAGATTTGATTAAAGATGTAGTGTTTATAGTCAGTTCATCAGCTGTTTTTCAACAAATGTATATGCTCTTGCAAACAGCTTCTGTGTCCAATGTCACTTGGGATCAAATGGAAGCAGCACTGTTTATTATGCAAGCCATTGCTAGGAATATATTGCC ACATGAGAATGAAGTGGTTCCGAAAGTGGTTGAAGCTATACTGAATATGCCAGAAACTGTTCACATAAACATGAGATACACTTCTGTGATGCTGTTAGGAGAGTTATGCGAATGGATATCACATGAACAACATTCAGAAACATTGG AACCAATATTGAATTATCTACAGTATTGTTTGCGCCAACCAAATCTTGCTGCAGTCACAGCAAAATCTTTACATAGTATTTGCACTACTTGCCGACATCACATGGTCAAACATCTCAGCGGACTTATTGAAATCCTAAAAGTTGTCGATATGCTAAATTTGCCAAATGATGTTGCGATTGGGTTATTAAAAG GTGTTGCCGTTATTGTTGCTGAAGTACCCGAAGAACATGTGTATAAAGCAATCAAAGAAATTTGTGGGAGACAGTTAAGTCCATTACTAGCTCTAGTTGAG TCTACATCAGAGAAAACTGTTCCTGAAACTAATACTTCGACAGACCCAATATATTGGTTGGATCGATTATCAGCAATTTTAAGACATTTagcaacaaaaacaaataatgaaaaagaCCCTTGTGTAGTTGCTATTGTTGAA ATGTGGCCATCTATGTCCAAAATTTGCACTAGATATAAAACAGATTCACGTATCACTGAACATTTTTGTCGGTGTCTTCGATTTATGATTAGATTGGTTAGTCGGTCAACAACTGCACTTTTAGCACCAGTTGCTCAACaa atggCGTATTTATATAAAGAGCATCATCACAGTTGTTATCTTTATATTGGTTCAATTTTGGTTGATGAGTATGGTTCCAAATACGATAACCCACTCGTTATGACACAATGTCACTCACTCTTATTAGAAATGATAGATGCGTTTATTGAACCAGCATTCCGATTATTTAGTGAAAAAGATGGACTCAGAAACTATCCAGATACCGTTGACGATTTCTTTCGATTGGCATGCAG atttattcaaaaacttcCAATGCCTTTCCTTCAGTCTCCAGTACTTGAAGTGATCATTAGGTGCAGTATAACCGCTGTTTCGTTGGACCATAAAGAAGCTAATGCATCTGTTATGAAATTtctattagatttattattatgtggaaaATCAAGAAAA GACAGTATAAATAATGAAGAATGTAGACAATATGTTACCTCCATTGTAAATTCAATTGGTGAACAATTAGTAGACAATTTAATTCAAGCGAGCGTTTTCTCACTTCAAACATACATGTTGCCTGATGTGATAGACGTGCTAATTGAACTGATGGCATATGATAAAGTt CAAACCTTAAGATGGTTAAATGGAGCTGTTGAAAAATTACCAAAGCAAAACTCTGCCGGTTTAGTTACAGCAACAAACGAACAGTGTTTGCAATTTTTAAACTCTTTTCATAG TTATGAAAATGATGGAGAGCTGTGTCGTTCATTACGAGAATTCTCGCGGTATTTTCGGTAG
- the LOC132944299 gene encoding WASH complex subunit 3 isoform X2, with amino-acid sequence MEQRQLVTYINHFITSTVTFLNNFMTHCEAKMMKSEQRLQKISASLCILETKLNSVPELRELQSSQFQTSEPPSNQLKDNLHNTEVTDEHNKTEATDGLIKTETTDAHGKTEDIISEPAAVVDESPNEPIVDPTILKYRKMIQFGVPRGAVELKMVNEGLDPKLL; translated from the exons ATGGAACAACGTCAATTAGTTACATATATTAATCATTTCATTACGTCCActgtaacatttttaaacaattttatgacaCACTGTGAAGCAAAAATGATGAAATCCGAACAACGATTACAAAAAATTTCAGCATCTCTGTGTATATTAGAAACTAAG TTAAATTCTGTCCCTGAACTACGAGAACTGCAATCTTCTCAATTTCAAACAAGTGAACCTCCCAGCAATcaattaaaagataatttacataatactgAAGTAACTgatgaacataataaaacagaGGCAACCGATGGACTTATTAAAACCGAGACAACTGATGCCCATGGTAAAACTGAAGACATTATTTCAGAACCAGCTGCTGTTGTAGATGAAAGTCCCAATGAGCCAATTGTGGAtccaacaatattaaaatatcgtaaaatgaTTCAATTTGGTGTGCCAAGAGGCGCTGTTGAATTAAAAATGGTCAATGAAGGATTGGATCCGAAACTAttgtga
- the LOC132945260 gene encoding cilia- and flagella-associated protein 144-like isoform X2 — protein sequence MNNYTLLVELYKKEKQFQKVYTTFRPNLKASPVTGKFYARHEANVNQGEPNDHYIELLAQAKSLGPKNKFPSPKTENQRYGWHDKSFIPRNEDILMFPHVEAPEIKLDIILKQNYKNEVPFSGIPFKL from the exons ATGAACAACTACACTCTTTTGGTTGAATTgtacaaaaaagaaaaacaatttcagAAAGTTTACACCACGTTTCGACCCAACTTAAAAG CATCACCTGTAACGGGAAAATTTTATGCTCGTCACGAAGCAAATGTTAATCAAGGTGAACCAAATGATCACTACATAGAACTTTTGGCACAAGCTAAATCTCTAGGGCCAAAGAACAAATTTCCTTCTCCAAAAACTGAAAATCAAAG GTATGGCTGGCACGATAAGTCTTTCATTCCACGAAATGAAGATATTTTGATGTTTCCACACGTGGAAGCCCCAGAAATAAAATTAGACATCATACTAAAGcagaattataaaaatgaagtaCCATTTAGTGGAAtaccttttaaattataa
- the LOC132944300 gene encoding large ribosomal subunit protein eL42, translated as MVNVPKQRRTYCKKCKVHKVHKVTQYKKSKERQASQGRRRYDRKQSGFGGQTKPIFRKKAKTTKKIVLRMECSECKYRKQIPLKRCKHFELGGDKKRKGQMIQF; from the exons ATG GTGAATGTACCTAAACAAAGACGTACGTACTGCAAGAAATGCAAGGTACATAAGGTACACAAGGTAACGCAGTACAAAAAATCTAAGGAACGTCAAGCTTCCCAGGGTCGTCGTCGTTACGACCGAAAACAGAGTGGTTTCGGTGGTCAGACTAAGCCTATTTTCAGAAAGAag GCTAAAACAACcaagaaaattgtattaaggATGGAGTGTTCTGAATGCAAATACCGTAAACAAATCCCATTGAAACGTTGCAAGCATTTTGAATTGGGAGGTGACAAGAAACGAAAG ggaCAAATGATCCAGTTTTAA
- the LOC132945260 gene encoding cilia- and flagella-associated protein 144-like isoform X1 produces MAIVTRNTMNNYTLLVELYKKEKQFQKVYTTFRPNLKASPVTGKFYARHEANVNQGEPNDHYIELLAQAKSLGPKNKFPSPKTENQRYGWHDKSFIPRNEDILMFPHVEAPEIKLDIILKQNYKNEVPFSGIPFKL; encoded by the exons atggcaatag tcacACGAAACACAATGAACAACTACACTCTTTTGGTTGAATTgtacaaaaaagaaaaacaatttcagAAAGTTTACACCACGTTTCGACCCAACTTAAAAG CATCACCTGTAACGGGAAAATTTTATGCTCGTCACGAAGCAAATGTTAATCAAGGTGAACCAAATGATCACTACATAGAACTTTTGGCACAAGCTAAATCTCTAGGGCCAAAGAACAAATTTCCTTCTCCAAAAACTGAAAATCAAAG GTATGGCTGGCACGATAAGTCTTTCATTCCACGAAATGAAGATATTTTGATGTTTCCACACGTGGAAGCCCCAGAAATAAAATTAGACATCATACTAAAGcagaattataaaaatgaagtaCCATTTAGTGGAAtaccttttaaattataa
- the LOC132945259 gene encoding LOW QUALITY PROTEIN: phospholipase A-2-activating protein (The sequence of the model RefSeq protein was modified relative to this genomic sequence to represent the inferred CDS: deleted 2 bases in 1 codon), with amino-acid sequence MAYKLSSVLYGHVMDVRGLAAGADGYIVSASRDKTAKLWKPNSENAGFTEVQTFKGHTNYVVSVTILKKSDILPNGLILTGGNDKLMCGFLPESPEPVFTETSHTNTVCKIIPGVLPNTFLTSSWDMTARLWKITIMPDHTYQPVLLTIFKGHTAAVWSSIQLSTNQVITCSADKTLLIHNILHGDPENSSVAIKKLTGHTDCVRDLAALLGNEFLSCSNDATVKRWSAGTGECLETFYGHPSYIYSLSVFCGTDMTNSLVVTGGEDRYLNVWQSSEQQVILQPAQSIWAVTILPNTDIVIGSSDGLIRIFSTDSNRQATNEAQAAFQEQVDNVNQVAQKEVGGIKVDSLPGPEVLYKPGKSDGQIIMVNENGKPICYKWLSNVGKWDKIGDVLSASDPNKNMHEGKEYDFVWNVDIEDGAPPLKLPFNRDEDPWVVAQAFIHKHDLPQSYLETVANFIISNAKTAPPPLPASQGYVDPYTGAARYVPSNNGTSSSGSNSQNHFTEQLGQISSGYNKFFPQTTYLKFDQANTSTILSKIEEFNKKAGDSFNKLNQSQLDSLVKLCDVNISPDEDSIKILISLLDWPKDILFPVLDITRLAVRNKHVNDLLCSNNLIMDKLLPHIHDIEKPTNQMLAFRCLCNLMHHEKGELLVVKYYEEFLKFIQNLSNENLSQKPLQIAVATLMLNFSVMIKQSDDEIAIQAVNNTINVVCPRLTEPEAMFRCFVAIGTLLSLKYPPTLTEQIRDYIELMASNSEPSKVLSCCKHLMTIIGK; translated from the exons ATGGCGTATAAACTAAGCTCTGTCCTCTATGGACACGTAATGGACGTCCGCGGACTGGCCGCCGGGGCCGACGGTTATATCGTATCCGCGTCCAGAGACAAGACCGCTAAACTCTGGAAACCAAACAG TGAAAATGCTGGATTCACAGAAGTTCAAACATTTAAAGGTCATACTAATTATGTAGTATCAGtcacaatactaaaaaaatctgATATCTTACCAAATGGTCTTATTTTAACTGGCGGTAACGACAAACTTATGTGTGGATTTCTTCCTGAATCACCAGAACCAGTTTTTACTGAAACTAGTCATACAAATACTG taTGTAAAATCATTCCTGGTGTATtaccaaatacatttttaacttcttCATGGGATATGACAGCACGATTATGGAAAATAACCATCATGCCTGATCATACTTATCAGCCAGTCTTGCTAACAATTTTTAAAGGACATACAGCAGCTGTATGGTCATCAATACAACTGTCTACTAATCAGGTCATAACTTGTTCTGCAGATAAAACTTTActtattcacaatattttacACGGTGATCCAGAAAATTCATCTgttgctataaaaaaattaactg gtcaTACTGACTGTGTAAGAGATTTAGCAGCATTGTTGGGCAATGAATTTCTGTCTTGTTCAAATGATGCTACAGTAAAACGCTGGAGTGCAGGAACTGGTGAATGTTTAGAAACGTTTTATGGTCATCCTAGCTATATTTATAG TTTAAGTGTTTTT TGTGGTACCGATATGACTAATTCATTAGTTGTGACTGGCGGAGAAGATAGATACCTAAATGTTTGGCAAAGTTCCGAACAACAAGTCATATTACAACCAGCACAAAGTATATGGGCTGTAACTATTCTTCCAAATACAGATATTGTTATTGGCTCTAG tgATGGCTTAATAAGAATATTCAGTACGGATTCAAATCGCCAAGCTACAAATGAAGCCCAAGCAGCGTTCCAAGAACAAGTTGACAATGTAAACCAGGTGGCTCAAAAAGAAGTTGGTGGCATTAAGGTTGATAG TTTACCTGGACCAGAAGTACTGTATAAACCTGGAAAAAGTGATGGTCAGATAATAATGGTTAATGAAAATGGAAAACCTATTTGTTATAAATGGTTATCAAATGTAGGTAAATGGGATAAAATTGGTGATGTTTTAAGTGCATCTGACCCAAATAAAAACATGCATGAAGGAAAG gaGTATGATTTTGTATGGAACGTTGATATAGAAGACGGAGCACCTCCTCTCAAATTACCTTTTAATAGAGATGAAGATCCTTGGGTGGTGGCTCAAGCATTTATACACAAACACGATTTACCACAATCCTATTTAGAAACTGTGGCAaactttataatttcaaatgctAAAACTGCTCCTCCACCATTACCTGCTAGCCAAGGTTATGTAGATCCTTATACAGGGGCAGCTAGGTATGTGCCATCTAATAATGGTACTTCTTCATCTGGATCAAACAGTCAAAACCATTTTACTGAACAGCTGGGTCAAATATCTTCAGGTTACAACAAATTTTTCCCTCAAACtacttatttgaaatttgatcaAGCCAATACTTCAACCATTTTAA gtaaaattgaagaatttaataaaaaagcaGGCGACTCATTTAATAAACTCAACCAAAGTCAACTTGATTCTCTTGTGAAACTTTGTGATGTAAATATTAGCCCTGATGAGGATAGTATAAAAATTCTGATCAGTTTACTTGATTGGcctaaag atattttatttcccGTATTGGATATTACAAGATTGGCTGTGCGCAATAAACATGTAAATGATCTATTGTGCTCAAACAACTTAATTATGGATAAATTATTACCACACATCCATGATATTGAAAAGCCTACTAATCAGATGTTGGCATTTAGGTGTTTATGTAATCTTATGCATCATGAAAAAGGAGAATTACTCGTAGTAAAATACTATGAAGAGTtcttaaaatttattcaaaatttatctaatGAAAATCTGTCTCAAAAACCTCTTCAA ATTGCTGTAGCCACATTGATGCTGAATTTCAGTGTTATGATTAAACAATCTGATGATGAAATAGCTATACAAGCTGTGAATAACACAATAAATGTGGTGTGCCCAAGACTGACTGAACCTGAAGCAATGTTCCGTTGTTTTGTAGCAATTGGAACAttgttaagtttaaaatatcctCCGACTTTGACGGAACAAATTAGAGATTATATTGAATTGATGGCATCTAATTCAGAGCCATCAAAGGTGTTGTCATgttgtaaacatttaatgacTATCATTGGAAagtaa
- the LOC132945942 gene encoding LOW QUALITY PROTEIN: 26S proteasome non-ATPase regulatory subunit 13 (The sequence of the model RefSeq protein was modified relative to this genomic sequence to represent the inferred CDS: deleted 2 bases in 2 codons) yields MAQAEVEMSELEELQTKKLWHQLTLKLLAYVKDTNIQKKVDLLNFYNKFIQPIESKMNSFALVEIVSYVIPFIKEPKEAVVFLEILEPKVKDKVEALIFAKVLKGEILLDKLKNQQDCLVVITDVDKLLSDLDEISPVHSRYYLLASHLYRIQGKHTEYYRTCLKYLGSIDLSTISQPDQIRNAFLLGLAALLSDDIYNLGELLLHPILDSLTNTTNYWLVELLNAFNTGDITKFAKMKPQWASIPDIAVQEHKLRQKISLLCLMEMTFKRQAKNRCLSFQEIALETQLSLEQIEMLVMKALSLGLVKGKIDQVSEGVYLEWVQPRVMNKTPISGMIGRLDTWCSEVKNMQYRMQDEAQDFLKV; encoded by the exons ATGGCACAAGCTGAAGTTGAAATGTCGGAATTGGAagaattacaaactaaaaaattatggcATCAATTGACTTTAAAACTTTTGGCCTATGTTAAGGATACAAACATTCAAAAAAAAGTCGATTTGTTGAATttctacaataaatttattcaaccaATAGAAAGCAAAATGAATTCTTTTGCTTTGGTTGAAATTGTTTCGTATGTTATTCCATTTATCAAGGAACCAAAGGAAGCAGttgtatttttagaaattctaGAACCGAAAGTTAAAGACAAAGTTGAAGCTTTAATTTTTGCCAAGGTTCTAAAAGGTGAAATActtttggataaattaaaaaatcaacaagACTGTTTGGTCGTTATTACTGATGTTGATAAATTGCTGAGTGATCTAGATGAAATATCCCCTGTGCATAGTCGGTATTATTTGTTGGCCAGTCATCTGTATCGTATTCAAGGAAAGCACACTGAATACTACCGCACTTGTTTGAAGTATTTGGGTTCAATTGACCTGTCTACAATTAGCCAACCCGATCAAATAAGAAACGCATTTTTATTGGGACTTGCTGCGTTGCTAAGTGATGACATCTATAATTTGGGTGAACTGCTA TTGCATCCCATTTTAGATTCGTTAACcaacacaacaaattattggTTAGTAGAACTGTTAAATGCGTTCAACACTGGAGACATCACAAAATTTGCCAAAATGAAGCCACAGTGGGCTTCCATACCTGATATAGCAGTTCAAGAACATAAACTCAGGCAAAAAATTTCTTTGCTTTGTTTGATGGAAATGACATTCAAACGACAAGCTAAAAACAGGTGTCTATCATTTCAAGAGATTGCACTTGAGACACAATTGTCATTAGAACAAATTGAAATGTTGGTAATGAAAGCATTGTCATTAGGTCTAGTCAAGGGTAAAATCGATCAAGTCAGTGAAGGTGTGTACTTGGAATGGGTTCAACCAAGAGTAATGAACAAAACGCCAATATCGGGTATGATCGGTAGACTG GACACATGGTGTTCAGAAGTCAAGAACATGCAGTACAGGATGCAAGATGAAGCCCAAGATTTTTTGaaagtttaa
- the LOC132944299 gene encoding WASH complex subunit 3 isoform X1 produces the protein MEELKKVPPMEQRQLVTYINHFITSTVTFLNNFMTHCEAKMMKSEQRLQKISASLCILETKLNSVPELRELQSSQFQTSEPPSNQLKDNLHNTEVTDEHNKTEATDGLIKTETTDAHGKTEDIISEPAAVVDESPNEPIVDPTILKYRKMIQFGVPRGAVELKMVNEGLDPKLL, from the exons atggaagaacttaaaaaa gTTCCTCCAATGGAACAACGTCAATTAGTTACATATATTAATCATTTCATTACGTCCActgtaacatttttaaacaattttatgacaCACTGTGAAGCAAAAATGATGAAATCCGAACAACGATTACAAAAAATTTCAGCATCTCTGTGTATATTAGAAACTAAG TTAAATTCTGTCCCTGAACTACGAGAACTGCAATCTTCTCAATTTCAAACAAGTGAACCTCCCAGCAATcaattaaaagataatttacataatactgAAGTAACTgatgaacataataaaacagaGGCAACCGATGGACTTATTAAAACCGAGACAACTGATGCCCATGGTAAAACTGAAGACATTATTTCAGAACCAGCTGCTGTTGTAGATGAAAGTCCCAATGAGCCAATTGTGGAtccaacaatattaaaatatcgtaaaatgaTTCAATTTGGTGTGCCAAGAGGCGCTGTTGAATTAAAAATGGTCAATGAAGGATTGGATCCGAAACTAttgtga
- the LOC132944301 gene encoding uncharacterized protein LOC132944301 isoform X1 — translation MDHNLLNFWINYENIINWGYRISGARGSDSDSSLVTIDTETKEINTYATLNTEKNEYDDDDVCTSDGSVDIDLEYLNFSKKTLEHQEKIVFCNFKTGYIIY, via the exons atggaCCATAATCTATTGAATTTTTGGATAAACTACGAGAACATAATCAATTGGGGTTATCGAATTTCAGGGGCTCGGGGATCGGATAGCGATAGTTCGTTGGTGACGATTGATACTGAAACGAAG GAAATTAATACATATGCAACTCTTAACACTGAAAAAAACGAGTATGATGATGACGATGTTTGCACTTCCGATGGCAGCGTTGATAttgatttagaatatttaaacttttcaaaaaaaacattgGAACATCAAGAAAAAATAG ttttttgtaattttaaaacagggtatattatttattga
- the LOC132944301 gene encoding uncharacterized protein LOC132944301 isoform X2 — MDHNLLNFWINYENIINWGYRISGARGSDSDSSLVTIDTETKEINTYATLNTEKNEYDDDDVCTSDGSVDIDLEYLNFSKKTLEHQEKIGYIIY; from the exons atggaCCATAATCTATTGAATTTTTGGATAAACTACGAGAACATAATCAATTGGGGTTATCGAATTTCAGGGGCTCGGGGATCGGATAGCGATAGTTCGTTGGTGACGATTGATACTGAAACGAAG GAAATTAATACATATGCAACTCTTAACACTGAAAAAAACGAGTATGATGATGACGATGTTTGCACTTCCGATGGCAGCGTTGATAttgatttagaatatttaaacttttcaaaaaaaacattgGAACATCAAGAAAAAATAG ggtatattatttattga